One stretch of Anaerobacillus sp. CMMVII DNA includes these proteins:
- a CDS encoding LysE family translocator, producing the protein MSVIIGYIFLGLSLAAPIGPVNAAQLDRGIKNGFFHSWLVGLGATIADGVYMLLVFLGVVHFLEIPFMQTFLWLFGFFVLVYTGFESILGAKEAATQEYRDREKESYFKSFLSGFFISLFNPLTILFWLGIFGSILAKTVTTNDLSTVLLYTGAIFLGITVWDITMAMLSSNLRRFLTSKFLVAISVLSGISLIGFGVYFGIQAATVLFS; encoded by the coding sequence ATGAGTGTTATTATTGGTTACATATTTTTAGGTCTGTCTTTAGCTGCACCAATTGGTCCTGTAAATGCAGCTCAACTTGACCGTGGGATTAAAAATGGATTTTTTCATTCATGGCTTGTTGGACTAGGAGCAACAATCGCTGATGGAGTTTATATGCTCCTTGTCTTTTTAGGTGTTGTCCATTTCCTCGAGATCCCCTTTATGCAAACATTCCTTTGGTTATTTGGTTTCTTTGTCTTAGTTTACACAGGATTTGAGAGCATTTTGGGTGCAAAGGAAGCTGCAACTCAAGAATACCGTGATCGTGAAAAGGAAAGTTATTTTAAGTCATTTTTATCTGGATTTTTTATTTCTTTGTTCAATCCATTAACCATCCTTTTTTGGTTAGGTATTTTCGGTTCAATTTTAGCAAAAACAGTTACAACAAACGATCTTAGCACCGTACTGCTTTATACAGGAGCAATTTTTCTAGGGATCACTGTTTGGGATATTACAATGGCGATGCTTTCGAGTAATTTACGCAGATTCCTCACTAGTAAATTCCTAGTAGCAATATCAGTATTATCAGGGATCTCGTTGATCGGATTTGGCGTATATTTTGGTATTCAAGCGGCTACTGTTTTATTTTCGTAA
- a CDS encoding amino acid permease, which yields MKASSNEKQEKPLQWWQLSLLGVACTIGTGFFLGSSIAIDMAGFSVLLSYALAGLGTYFVYEALAKMMIADPQKGSFRTYAKKAYGRWAGFSSGWVYFLSEMLIMGSQMTALSIFTRFWFPGIPLWVFASGYAALGLLVILAGPSGFDRVENLLAVLKLAAIVMFIILAIVALFGVFGGADAEVTVPRTYDGIFPNGIRGFLPSLIFGFYGFGGIEIVGLLAIRLTDMKEATKAGKVMLLSLTGLYIASIGLALIMVSVNTITTDTSPFVTSLANYNVPFVTHIFNGVFIIAGFSTMVASLFAVIRILVTLAEDEDAPAGLAKRVKNNKIAINAILLTTAGIIVSIILAIIMPGRIYEYITTAAGLMLLYNWLFIIGSYGRIHELTTVDNVKRFFGFALVMLAVFGTLFHGISRPGFFVSIAFVGIIAIVTLFMKQHWKKPKKPKMPSVFTKIKQ from the coding sequence TTGAAGGCGAGTTCTAATGAAAAGCAAGAAAAACCATTACAATGGTGGCAATTATCTTTATTAGGTGTTGCATGTACAATCGGAACAGGTTTTTTTCTTGGATCCAGTATTGCTATAGATATGGCCGGTTTTTCGGTGCTCTTATCTTACGCTCTCGCTGGGTTAGGGACTTATTTTGTTTATGAAGCACTTGCAAAAATGATGATTGCCGATCCGCAAAAAGGGTCATTTCGTACATACGCAAAAAAAGCTTACGGTCGCTGGGCAGGTTTTAGTAGTGGTTGGGTGTATTTCCTTTCTGAAATGTTAATAATGGGCAGCCAAATGACGGCATTATCTATTTTTACGAGGTTTTGGTTTCCAGGGATTCCTTTGTGGGTGTTTGCTAGTGGATATGCAGCTTTAGGATTACTGGTTATTTTGGCAGGGCCGAGCGGGTTTGACAGAGTTGAGAATTTATTGGCCGTCCTAAAGCTTGCAGCTATCGTTATGTTCATCATCTTAGCCATTGTTGCCTTATTTGGTGTTTTCGGTGGGGCAGATGCGGAAGTAACCGTTCCTAGAACGTACGATGGTATTTTCCCTAATGGAATTCGAGGTTTCTTACCTTCATTAATCTTCGGTTTTTATGGATTTGGTGGAATTGAAATCGTAGGACTACTGGCTATTCGCTTGACAGATATGAAAGAAGCAACAAAAGCTGGAAAAGTTATGCTTCTATCACTTACAGGTCTTTATATCGCTTCAATTGGACTAGCTTTAATTATGGTTTCGGTTAATACGATTACAACAGACACCAGTCCATTTGTCACGTCTTTAGCCAATTATAACGTTCCATTTGTTACTCATATCTTTAACGGTGTTTTTATTATTGCTGGCTTTTCAACAATGGTCGCTTCTTTATTTGCAGTCATCCGAATTTTAGTAACCTTGGCAGAAGATGAGGATGCACCGGCAGGTTTAGCTAAAAGAGTCAAAAACAATAAAATTGCTATAAATGCCATTCTTTTAACAACTGCCGGTATCATTGTTTCTATCATTTTAGCAATCATCATGCCTGGTCGAATTTATGAGTATATTACTACTGCCGCTGGCTTAATGCTCTTGTATAATTGGTTGTTTATTATTGGTTCCTACGGACGTATCCATGAATTAACCACAGTTGACAATGTAAAACGTTTCTTTGGATTTGCCTTAGTTATGTTAGCTGTTTTTGGTACATTGTTTCATGGAATTAGTCGCCCAGGTTTTTTTGTTAGTATCGCTTTTGTTGGGATAATTGCTATCGTTACTCTCTTCATGAAACAACACTGGAAAAAACCAAAGAAACCGAAAATGCCCTCTGTATTTACGAAAATAAAACAGTAG
- a CDS encoding SIMPL domain-containing protein — protein MYYPQVFTKCLKVSGEGKISVSPNQAKITLGVITENVNLQQAQAENSQITTNVISSLTQLGIPQENIQTVVYRIEPLYDYRDGVQQFRGYQVTHQLQITINQIAQTGQIVDLAVSQGANTVTNIEFTVSQPEAYYNEALKLALNNAFTKATALTANLPVNLNPVPFKIEETLTPPPPVPFATTMLAKAEASTPIQPGEITISATITVHYFYF, from the coding sequence ATGTACTATCCTCAGGTTTTCACAAAGTGTTTAAAAGTTTCGGGTGAAGGTAAAATTTCGGTTTCTCCAAATCAAGCGAAAATTACTCTTGGGGTAATTACGGAAAATGTAAACCTGCAACAGGCTCAAGCAGAAAATTCACAAATCACGACGAATGTCATTTCTTCTTTAACACAACTAGGCATTCCACAGGAAAATATCCAAACTGTTGTTTATCGTATTGAGCCATTATATGATTACCGTGATGGGGTTCAACAATTTCGAGGCTATCAAGTAACTCATCAACTTCAGATCACCATTAACCAGATTGCTCAAACCGGTCAAATTGTTGACCTAGCGGTTAGTCAAGGGGCAAATACTGTTACAAATATTGAGTTTACCGTTTCACAACCTGAAGCCTACTATAACGAGGCCCTAAAATTAGCGCTAAACAATGCTTTTACCAAAGCAACTGCATTAACAGCAAATTTACCTGTGAACCTTAATCCTGTCCCTTTTAAGATTGAAGAAACTTTAACCCCACCACCTCCTGTACCATTTGCAACTACAATGCTCGCAAAGGCAGAAGCATCAACACCAATTCAACCCGGAGAGATTACAATTTCAGCAACAATTACTGTTCACTACTTCTACTTCTAA
- a CDS encoding YhbD family protein, translating to MDEQLISKKDLLNETGISYGQLYRWKRKNLVPEDWFIRKSTFTGQETFFPREKILERIDKIINLKDGLSLDELADMFSDSPTELTLSKDELTKRNIVSKVALSCFFESLGERKEFSFELILYVYVLDELLQSGEIGLVEGKQVLQTLKDHYSKFGQRSCELVLVRKMGIAMVFLISSSEEFFIEGTAKIAVRLPMSKVIESLKKKIIVGGVN from the coding sequence TTGGATGAACAGTTAATATCAAAAAAAGATTTACTGAATGAAACAGGGATTTCTTATGGTCAATTATATCGCTGGAAACGAAAAAATTTAGTTCCTGAAGACTGGTTTATTCGAAAATCAACATTTACAGGGCAGGAAACGTTTTTTCCGAGAGAAAAAATCTTAGAACGTATTGATAAAATCATTAATTTAAAGGATGGTTTATCCTTAGATGAATTAGCTGATATGTTTTCGGATAGTCCAACAGAGCTTACGTTATCAAAAGATGAGTTGACAAAACGTAACATTGTTTCGAAAGTTGCGCTATCTTGCTTTTTCGAAAGTTTAGGTGAACGCAAGGAATTTTCTTTTGAATTAATACTTTATGTATATGTCCTAGACGAACTACTACAAAGTGGGGAAATCGGGTTAGTAGAAGGGAAGCAAGTCTTGCAAACATTGAAGGATCACTATTCAAAATTTGGTCAAAGAAGTTGTGAATTAGTGTTGGTCAGAAAAATGGGAATTGCAATGGTCTTTTTAATCTCTAGTAGTGAAGAGTTTTTTATTGAAGGAACCGCTAAGATTGCGGTCAGATTACCGATGAGTAAGGTGATTGAAAGTTTGAAAAAGAAAATCATTGTGGGAGGGGTGAACTAG
- a CDS encoding polymer-forming cytoskeletal protein: METEKIGDLIINGNGSTAGGTFQKVRLNGNGKVNGDIECLDFESNGSSKLEGKLIAKNTVINGSGKFLGDVTSEQIRVHGSSKIEGTLSFKYLEVKGASKVTGAVKGEKLFVAGTLSVGEDCEAEEANFQGGFTIDGLLNADKITVRLHGRSIVREIGGETIKVTKASSTILGLERFIKVLSRELVADVIEGDLVELEYTKAKVVRGNIIKLGLGCEIDLVEYKDELQINKQAVVKESIKID; encoded by the coding sequence ATGGAAACTGAAAAAATAGGCGATTTGATTATTAATGGAAATGGCAGCACTGCTGGTGGAACATTTCAGAAAGTTAGACTTAATGGGAATGGCAAGGTGAACGGTGATATTGAGTGCCTTGATTTTGAAAGTAATGGTTCTAGCAAGCTAGAGGGAAAACTTATTGCAAAGAATACTGTTATTAATGGAAGTGGTAAGTTTTTAGGTGATGTAACCTCAGAGCAAATTCGCGTTCATGGAAGTTCAAAGATTGAAGGAACTTTATCTTTTAAATATTTAGAAGTGAAGGGTGCAAGTAAAGTGACTGGCGCAGTTAAAGGCGAGAAATTATTCGTAGCTGGTACTTTGTCAGTAGGTGAGGATTGCGAAGCCGAAGAAGCTAATTTTCAGGGGGGATTTACGATTGATGGTCTTCTTAATGCTGATAAGATTACTGTACGATTGCATGGTAGGTCCATAGTAAGAGAAATCGGTGGCGAAACGATTAAAGTTACCAAAGCTAGTAGTACGATACTCGGTTTAGAGAGATTTATAAAAGTACTTTCCCGTGAATTAGTTGCTGACGTCATTGAAGGTGATCTTGTAGAACTAGAATATACGAAAGCTAAAGTTGTCCGCGGGAATATCATTAAACTAGGGTTGGGTTGCGAAATTGACCTTGTTGAATATAAAGATGAATTACAAATAAATAAACAAGCAGTAGTAAAGGAAAGTATAAAAATTGATTAA
- a CDS encoding SRPBCC domain-containing protein — protein sequence MSTPDIRKVIVLNAPIQKVWKTVATSEGIQSWFMENDFKPEEGFIFSIQSPFGPTSCKVLKVDEPNEVVITWGEAGWVVSFELKEQGEQTEFTLVHSGWGAPDEKVQGPGPDMTNLQIRTTMDMGWDGILNNGLRNAVEG from the coding sequence ATGAGTACACCAGACATTCGTAAAGTCATAGTATTAAATGCACCGATCCAAAAGGTTTGGAAAACGGTGGCTACTTCAGAAGGTATTCAATCTTGGTTTATGGAAAATGATTTTAAACCAGAAGAAGGATTTATATTTTCGATCCAATCTCCTTTTGGACCAACATCTTGTAAGGTTCTAAAAGTTGATGAGCCTAATGAAGTGGTTATCACTTGGGGAGAAGCTGGATGGGTAGTATCTTTTGAGCTTAAAGAGCAAGGTGAGCAAACAGAATTTACTCTTGTGCATTCTGGATGGGGCGCTCCTGATGAGAAAGTACAAGGACCAGGTCCGGATATGACCAATTTACAAATCCGAACAACGATGGATATGGGCTGGGATGGGATTTTAAATAACGGTCTTCGTAATGCAGTTGAGGGTTAA
- a CDS encoding serine hydrolase, with protein MSLINWSEFESYVTRTMKQNRIPGCAVAVSYNGTVIYKEGFGYRDMITKRPVTPETIFGIASVTKSFTALAIMRLEEEGLLSVDDPVINHLPDFKLVGVENISSIKIHHLLTHTTGLAPMFRREELRKLKHHIAYLAEKEYERLGEPGEYFSYCNDTFLLLGAIIEKYTGKLYRRHVTESILNPLKMYRSTLSIDELGKYENVSIPYDHNKKTEQLEEKPWPKLGNYEIGGGIRSTVLDLLEYGQVFCNDHNTLVSKDTVQKMWENPFKISRNTYYGYALQVTPNYHEKSTLIEHGGGQPGVSSHFGFIPEEKLIVSVLCNVSNVPVDEIWLAAVNTALGLSMDMKRSLEPTFDISPERLLKFLGTYDSSEGGKAVIYLENGKPMLEVNEELYSLRASDQNTLVIELNERPIRFFINNDEPAWGLLLGYRLLTRKKSWVPGT; from the coding sequence TTGAGTTTAATAAACTGGAGTGAATTTGAAAGCTATGTAACAAGGACAATGAAACAAAATCGGATTCCGGGTTGTGCAGTGGCTGTTTCGTATAATGGCACGGTAATTTATAAAGAGGGGTTTGGTTACAGGGACATGATCACCAAAAGGCCGGTAACTCCAGAAACGATATTTGGTATTGCTTCCGTTACAAAATCCTTTACGGCATTGGCGATTATGAGACTTGAAGAAGAAGGTCTTTTATCAGTAGATGATCCTGTTATAAACCACTTACCGGATTTTAAATTAGTGGGAGTAGAAAATATAAGTAGCATAAAAATACACCATTTACTGACTCACACCACTGGACTTGCACCGATGTTTCGGAGGGAAGAGTTACGAAAACTAAAGCATCATATTGCCTATCTGGCAGAAAAAGAATATGAACGCTTAGGTGAGCCTGGGGAGTATTTTAGTTACTGTAATGATACGTTTCTGCTTCTTGGGGCCATCATCGAAAAATACACCGGCAAGCTTTATCGCAGACATGTGACAGAGTCTATATTAAATCCTCTAAAAATGTATCGTTCTACACTAAGTATTGATGAGTTGGGAAAATATGAAAATGTCTCAATTCCATATGATCACAATAAAAAAACTGAACAGCTAGAGGAAAAACCTTGGCCGAAGCTTGGGAATTATGAAATTGGTGGAGGAATCAGATCTACTGTTTTAGATTTACTAGAATATGGACAAGTATTCTGTAATGATCATAATACTTTAGTTTCTAAAGACACTGTCCAAAAAATGTGGGAAAATCCTTTCAAAATTTCAAGGAATACATATTACGGGTACGCCCTACAGGTAACGCCGAATTATCATGAGAAATCTACGTTAATTGAGCATGGTGGAGGGCAACCGGGGGTATCATCGCACTTTGGCTTTATACCTGAAGAAAAGCTAATCGTATCTGTACTTTGTAACGTATCTAATGTTCCAGTGGATGAGATTTGGTTAGCTGCAGTGAACACAGCGCTTGGGCTATCAATGGACATGAAACGTTCGCTGGAGCCAACGTTTGATATTTCACCAGAGCGGCTCCTAAAATTTTTAGGTACCTATGATTCATCTGAAGGTGGAAAAGCGGTGATTTACTTAGAAAACGGAAAGCCAATGCTAGAGGTGAATGAAGAACTATATTCGTTACGGGCAAGTGATCAAAATACCCTAGTTATTGAGCTGAATGAACGTCCAATTAGATTTTTCATAAATAATGATGAGCCAGCCTGGGGTCTTTTGCTAGGCTATCGTTTGCTTACTAGAAAAAAGAGCTGGGTGCCAGGCACCTAG
- a CDS encoding MerR family transcriptional regulator, with protein MHESKEVADIVGISVRTLHHYDEIGLLQPDELTEAGYRIYSESNLATLQQILFFREIGFSLKKIREITSSPSYNRVEALNIQRRMLLEKRSRLDKMITTIEKTIRHEKGEIEMTASDKFTGFDFGKNQYEEEARKRWGDAAVDKANESVKNTNVQDEVNAIYRKLASLRNKAPDSDESQATIKLWYDCLNNNFGNYSLEAFKGLGQMYLADNRFTENIDQFGAGLAKFMSEAMIVFADRNKK; from the coding sequence ATGCATGAGAGTAAAGAAGTAGCAGACATCGTCGGGATAAGTGTGCGAACACTTCACCATTATGATGAGATTGGATTGTTACAACCAGATGAGCTTACTGAGGCTGGATATCGCATTTATTCTGAGTCTAATTTAGCGACACTCCAGCAAATCTTATTTTTTCGAGAGATAGGCTTCTCCTTAAAAAAAATTCGAGAGATCACCAGTAGTCCATCCTATAACCGTGTGGAAGCCTTGAATATTCAAAGAAGGATGTTACTTGAAAAACGAAGTCGTTTAGACAAAATGATTACTACGATTGAAAAGACAATACGACATGAAAAGGGAGAAATTGAGATGACAGCTAGTGATAAATTTACGGGATTTGATTTTGGGAAAAATCAATACGAAGAAGAAGCTCGTAAACGATGGGGAGATGCAGCAGTCGACAAAGCAAATGAAAGTGTGAAAAATACGAACGTTCAAGACGAGGTAAACGCGATCTATCGAAAGCTTGCGTCGTTACGGAATAAAGCCCCAGACTCAGATGAGTCACAGGCAACGATTAAATTATGGTATGATTGCTTAAATAATAACTTTGGAAATTATTCATTAGAGGCGTTTAAAGGCTTGGGGCAAATGTACTTGGCTGACAATCGCTTTACAGAAAATATTGATCAATTTGGTGCTGGCTTAGCAAAATTTATGAGTGAGGCTATGATCGTCTTTGCAGATCGAAATAAAAAGTAA
- a CDS encoding YjcZ family sporulation protein yields the protein MYGYGYGAGAGCFTGAPVAPVAGYGRGFALIVVLFILLVIIGASWVTPGV from the coding sequence ATGTACGGATATGGATACGGCGCTGGTGCTGGTTGCTTTACTGGTGCTCCGGTTGCTCCTGTAGCTGGTTATGGCCGCGGTTTCGCTTTAATCGTGGTACTATTCATCTTGTTAGTAATTATTGGAGCTTCTTGGGTAACTCCTGGTGTATAA
- a CDS encoding DEAD/DEAH box helicase, producing MMMDRLESLYPQAVEHTKIKVFEDIDRYLEVKTESPSFDQYVKERYQYIGQIWFNIWLNMTNNDVPRKEKKRFLNEKGYEVEGVDKKLINKLFRNEMMLFPPFEVMEWLNTQFLTDNEAWELKYPIARSKYLKREEAERLAEKKHLLFHEIEETTTNVIDEDYDVFYLFVRNYLARSLVNDIKDNPKYSTVEEPYMIEEKLVPLGSFDTTKYTTMETFLQELTGSVHKVHQWEYETYHSRYQLLLEKYIKDLVSNWILDKLAPNVLSQYKELMGEELTAKLLHEILDDYYFALMSDFFISIEEEYVEDLLKLASIPFDINVHQQVYEADLQERERRKQEELAEIERKKAEEERMLEDIFGREYTPSTGRNIRYVLHIGETNTGKTHHALKQMIKAETGLYLAPLRLLALEVYDKLNKEGIPCGLKTGEEEKEVDGASHLSCTVEMFHEKSFYDIIVIDEAQMIADKDRGFSWYKAITKANASEVHIIGSWNSREMIIQLLGDSEIEIHEYSRDIPLVVEKKEFNIKHTKKGDALVCFSRRRVLETASKLENDGHSVSMIYGSMPPETRKKQIERFNNRETTVIVATDAIGMGLNLPIRRIVFLENEKFDGTRRRRLTSQEIKQIAGRAGRKGIYDVGKVAFTKDIRTMERLLEQEDVLISQFAIAPTNAIFERFQKYYRDLGKFFEMWYKFESPKGTKKASLAEERELYATIRDTEVEARLPMMDLYGFLHLPFSKKDPELIKQWRDTMFAIVRRKELPEPVVKKGTLEDLELSYKALGLHLLFLYRLGRGTEAIYWERLRGEISDYVHERLKTDVKTLTKKCKSCGKILPWDFNFPTCDACHAYKKKRNDGYYQDY from the coding sequence ATGATGATGGATAGGCTTGAGAGTCTTTACCCGCAAGCAGTCGAACATACAAAAATCAAAGTGTTTGAAGATATAGATCGTTATCTTGAAGTGAAAACCGAATCGCCGAGTTTTGATCAGTATGTGAAAGAACGTTATCAATATATTGGACAAATTTGGTTTAATATCTGGCTTAATATGACAAATAACGATGTTCCTAGGAAAGAAAAAAAGCGTTTCTTAAATGAAAAAGGCTATGAGGTTGAAGGGGTAGACAAAAAGCTAATCAATAAACTTTTTCGAAATGAAATGATGTTATTTCCTCCTTTTGAGGTTATGGAATGGCTGAATACTCAATTTTTAACCGACAATGAAGCATGGGAGCTTAAGTATCCAATTGCAAGGTCCAAGTATTTAAAACGAGAAGAAGCAGAGCGATTAGCTGAGAAAAAACACTTGCTTTTTCATGAGATTGAAGAAACAACAACCAACGTCATTGATGAAGATTATGATGTATTTTATCTATTTGTAAGGAATTATCTTGCAAGAAGTTTGGTAAATGATATCAAAGATAATCCGAAATATTCGACAGTTGAAGAGCCTTATATGATTGAAGAGAAGTTGGTTCCCTTAGGAAGCTTTGATACGACAAAATACACAACGATGGAAACATTTCTCCAGGAGTTAACAGGTTCTGTTCATAAGGTTCATCAATGGGAGTATGAAACATACCACTCCCGTTACCAACTACTCCTAGAAAAATATATCAAAGACCTCGTTTCGAATTGGATTTTGGACAAATTGGCTCCAAATGTTCTAAGTCAATATAAAGAATTGATGGGTGAAGAGCTAACGGCTAAGCTCCTTCATGAAATTTTGGACGATTATTATTTTGCATTAATGTCAGATTTCTTTATTAGCATTGAAGAGGAATACGTTGAGGATTTATTAAAGCTAGCTAGTATTCCCTTTGATATAAATGTCCATCAACAGGTTTATGAAGCAGATTTACAAGAACGCGAACGGAGAAAGCAAGAAGAATTAGCTGAAATAGAACGGAAAAAAGCTGAAGAAGAGCGGATGTTAGAGGATATTTTTGGTCGTGAATATACCCCTTCAACTGGAAGGAATATTCGTTATGTGCTGCATATTGGTGAAACAAACACTGGCAAAACTCATCATGCTTTAAAACAAATGATAAAGGCAGAAACTGGGCTTTATTTAGCGCCACTACGGCTGTTGGCTTTAGAGGTTTATGATAAGTTAAACAAAGAAGGTATTCCTTGTGGGCTTAAGACAGGTGAAGAAGAGAAAGAGGTGGACGGAGCAAGTCACCTCTCATGTACAGTGGAAATGTTCCATGAAAAATCGTTTTATGACATTATTGTCATTGATGAGGCTCAGATGATTGCAGATAAAGATCGTGGATTTTCATGGTACAAAGCGATAACAAAGGCCAATGCAAGTGAAGTCCATATCATTGGAAGCTGGAATTCAAGAGAGATGATTATTCAACTTTTAGGTGATTCCGAAATTGAAATTCATGAATATTCACGTGACATTCCTCTAGTCGTTGAGAAAAAGGAATTTAACATTAAGCATACTAAAAAAGGCGATGCTCTTGTTTGTTTTTCAAGAAGGCGAGTTCTAGAAACTGCGTCAAAACTTGAAAATGATGGTCATTCGGTTAGTATGATTTACGGTAGTATGCCACCAGAAACGCGCAAGAAACAAATTGAGCGTTTTAATAATCGAGAAACAACGGTTATTGTGGCTACAGATGCAATTGGGATGGGGCTAAACCTTCCAATCCGGCGAATTGTTTTTTTAGAAAATGAAAAGTTTGATGGAACTAGAAGGCGAAGGTTAACCTCACAAGAAATCAAGCAAATTGCTGGGCGTGCTGGTCGGAAAGGAATTTATGATGTCGGGAAAGTAGCTTTTACGAAAGATATTAGAACGATGGAAAGGTTATTAGAGCAAGAAGATGTGCTCATTTCTCAGTTTGCGATTGCACCAACGAATGCGATTTTTGAGCGGTTTCAGAAGTATTATCGTGATCTCGGCAAATTTTTTGAGATGTGGTATAAGTTTGAAAGTCCTAAAGGTACAAAGAAAGCTTCGTTGGCGGAGGAACGCGAGCTTTATGCAACGATTCGCGATACGGAAGTAGAGGCACGGCTTCCAATGATGGATCTCTACGGTTTTTTACACCTACCTTTCTCGAAAAAAGATCCGGAGCTGATCAAACAATGGCGAGATACAATGTTTGCGATTGTTAGAAGAAAAGAGCTCCCAGAACCAGTTGTGAAAAAAGGTACGTTAGAAGACCTTGAGCTTTCTTATAAAGCATTGGGGTTACACCTTCTATTTTTGTATCGGTTAGGACGTGGTACAGAAGCGATCTACTGGGAGCGTCTTCGCGGAGAAATAAGTGATTATGTACATGAACGCTTAAAAACAGACGTCAAGACATTAACGAAAAAATGCAAGAGCTGTGGAAAGATCTTACCTTGGGATTTCAATTTTCCGACCTGTGATGCTTGCCATGCCTATAAAAAGAAACGTAATGACGGCTATTATCAAGATTATTAA
- a CDS encoding YjcZ family sporulation protein — protein MGYYGAPIYSDTPMYNPCCPTPVPAYLPVYPPPRHGSGFGAALIVVVVILLIILGAAYYYHKLC, from the coding sequence ATGGGCTACTATGGTGCACCTATTTATTCAGATACACCAATGTATAATCCATGCTGTCCTACTCCTGTCCCTGCTTATCTACCAGTTTATCCTCCGCCTAGGCATGGTTCAGGTTTTGGGGCTGCTCTGATTGTAGTCGTTGTCATCTTATTGATCATTTTAGGAGCTGCATATTATTACCACAAACTTTGTTAG
- a CDS encoding L,D-transpeptidase family protein, giving the protein MFHRHIVKRGETLTSISEDYRVPVQTIISENNITNPNVIFVGQQLIIPGVPDPNLINFSIVVSIGNRNLTLRKNQTVIKTYPIAVGRILHETPTGEFIVINKAPNPGGPFGTMWMSLSKKHYGIHGTNDPSSIGKAVSKGCIRMYNHDVNELASTIPIGTRVIIRP; this is encoded by the coding sequence ATGTTTCATAGACATATTGTAAAACGTGGAGAAACGTTAACCAGTATCTCAGAGGATTACCGCGTTCCTGTTCAAACCATAATCTCTGAAAATAATATTACCAACCCAAATGTCATTTTTGTTGGTCAGCAATTGATCATTCCAGGAGTACCAGACCCGAATTTAATCAATTTCTCTATTGTAGTCTCGATAGGAAATCGTAATTTAACGTTGCGAAAAAATCAGACAGTCATCAAGACATATCCAATTGCTGTAGGGAGAATACTGCACGAAACACCAACTGGCGAATTTATCGTCATTAACAAGGCGCCTAACCCTGGTGGGCCGTTTGGGACGATGTGGATGTCGTTATCAAAGAAACATTATGGAATTCATGGAACCAACGATCCTTCTTCTATAGGTAAAGCTGTATCAAAAGGGTGTATTCGAATGTATAATCACGATGTCAACGAACTAGCCAGTACAATCCCAATTGGTACGCGGGTAATAATTCGGCCCTGA
- a CDS encoding pseudouridine synthase: MRINKYISLTGYCSRRETERLIAAGRITINQLVCDHDDTVEPGDLVLIDGKTIKGKQENVYIILNKPAGITCTANKDVKSNLIDFINYPERIFAVGRLDKESEGLLLMTNDGDIVNEILRSENNHEKEYLVTCDRLITDEFIQGMSEGVQILNTTTKPCYVSRISDYEFRIILTQGLNRQIRRMCKVFGYRVERLQRVRIMNLKLGDLPVGEWRYLTAEELGELTALLD, from the coding sequence ATGAGAATTAACAAGTATATTAGCTTAACTGGATATTGTTCGAGAAGAGAAACTGAGCGATTAATTGCAGCTGGCAGAATTACGATTAATCAATTGGTTTGTGACCACGATGATACGGTTGAACCAGGAGATCTTGTTCTGATAGATGGCAAGACAATTAAAGGGAAACAAGAAAATGTTTACATTATTTTAAATAAACCTGCGGGTATTACTTGCACAGCAAATAAAGATGTAAAGAGCAATCTTATAGATTTCATAAATTACCCTGAACGGATTTTTGCCGTTGGTAGACTTGATAAAGAATCTGAAGGGTTGTTGTTAATGACTAATGATGGTGACATTGTCAATGAAATTCTACGGTCTGAAAACAATCATGAGAAAGAATATTTAGTTACCTGTGATCGGTTAATTACCGATGAGTTTATCCAGGGAATGTCTGAAGGTGTCCAAATTTTAAATACAACCACAAAGCCTTGCTACGTTAGTAGGATTAGTGACTATGAATTTCGAATTATATTGACGCAGGGACTTAACCGACAGATTAGGAGAATGTGCAAAGTATTCGGGTATAGAGTAGAGCGACTTCAACGCGTTCGTATTATGAACCTAAAGCTAGGAGACCTTCCTGTTGGGGAGTGGCGTTACTTAACCGCCGAAGAATTAGGCGAGCTAACTGCTTTGTTGGATTAA